One segment of Agromyces albus DNA contains the following:
- a CDS encoding pirin family protein has product MSNLERDPVELLAPPEAPAGPIVKVLAPRDVPLGGPRAMSVRRTLPQRGRTTIGAWCFADHYGPDAVDATGGMVVPPHPHTGLQTVSWLFEGEIEHRDSAGSHAIVRPGAVNLMTAGRGISHSEVSLPETTTLHGVQLWVALPDSSRHVGPFFEHSEITPVTVGDATLRVFVGSLAGSESHVTVFSPLLGAQLDLPAGGSVELELDPAFEHGVLVDAGPVTVEVDGADAATEVAWSELAFVEPGRHRLTLRAGDAPVRVVLLGGVPFGEELVMWWNFIGRSHDEVVEFRRQWQADVIGRDNPDGRFGTVAGYDGAPLPAPELPTVRLKPRR; this is encoded by the coding sequence ATGAGCAACTTGGAACGCGATCCGGTGGAGCTCCTCGCCCCGCCTGAGGCGCCAGCCGGCCCCATCGTGAAGGTGCTCGCGCCGCGCGATGTGCCGCTCGGCGGCCCTCGTGCGATGAGCGTGCGCCGCACGCTCCCCCAGCGCGGCCGCACGACGATCGGCGCCTGGTGCTTCGCCGATCACTACGGCCCCGACGCGGTCGACGCCACGGGTGGCATGGTCGTGCCGCCGCATCCGCACACCGGGCTGCAGACCGTGAGCTGGCTCTTCGAGGGCGAGATCGAGCATCGCGACAGCGCGGGCAGCCATGCCATTGTGCGCCCGGGTGCCGTGAACCTCATGACCGCGGGCCGCGGCATCTCGCACTCCGAGGTGTCGCTCCCCGAGACGACCACGCTGCACGGCGTGCAGCTCTGGGTCGCGCTGCCCGATTCCTCGCGGCACGTCGGTCCCTTCTTCGAGCACTCCGAGATCACCCCCGTAACCGTCGGCGACGCGACCCTGCGGGTCTTCGTCGGCTCCCTCGCCGGCAGCGAGTCGCACGTCACCGTGTTCTCGCCGCTCCTCGGCGCCCAGCTCGACCTGCCCGCGGGCGGATCCGTCGAGCTCGAGCTCGACCCCGCGTTCGAACACGGCGTGCTGGTCGATGCCGGGCCGGTGACCGTCGAGGTCGACGGAGCGGATGCCGCGACCGAGGTCGCATGGTCCGAGCTCGCCTTCGTCGAGCCGGGCCGGCACCGTCTCACCCTCCGGGCTGGCGATGCACCGGTGCGCGTCGTGCTCCTCGGCGGCGTGCCGTTCGGCGAGGAGCTCGTGATGTGGTGGAACTTCATCGGCCGCAGCCACGACGAGGTCGTCGAGTTCCGGCGGCAGTGGCAGGCCGACGTGATCGGGCGCGACAACCCCGACGGCCGGTTCGGCACGGTCGCCGGCTACGACGGCGCACCGCTGCCGGCTCCCGAGTTGCCGACGGTGCGGCTCAAGCCCCGCCGGTAG
- a CDS encoding glycoside hydrolase family 2 TIM barrel-domain containing protein, which produces MPGAPLSVPSVLSLSSPLPGTGQVAPAAWLPRPTDVDLGGSWRFALWPSAAEAPADPAEFRESEAGDIQVPGHWVLQGHGAPAYTNVQYPFPVDPPHPPDANPTAIYQRTVWVDELPEQARLRFDGIDGAATVWWNDTLLGSTRGSRLPAVFALDDSLRLGENVLTVRVSQWSAASYLEDQDMWWMPGIFRAVTLQSLPAQAIDDVFVHADYDHGSGAGVLRVEVRSDADAVIDVPSLGITEHPAGVELSLAGIRPWSPDDPVLHELRVRTDRDEVVLKVGFRRVSIDGGSLRVNGTPVRLSGVNRHEHHPDLGRAVPIATARAELELMKRHNINAVRTSHYPPDPRFLELTDELGLFVIDEGDLETHGFELNGWRRNPSDDPMWLPAFLDRVERLVERDKNHPSVIIWSLGNEAGTGRNLAAMTEWIHGRDPSRPVHYEGDRDGAYTDIGSAMYLSPADLDAVGAGSLPPGAKPGSPAGAPGRPFMLCEFAHAMGTGPGGLSEYQAAIDGHPRIAGAFVWEWIEHGLRQRLADGSVRLAYGGDFGELVHDGNFVIDGLVSPDREPRPGLADVAAVFSPVGLALDGHELTVTNRYHGRTTEGLEATLAVVDLDADGVAGDEPPAAQQILIPVLAPGESATVPLPAELSLDSGVPRLLTVSVAQAHATAWAPAGHEIAWVQAELPDSVATSQPGSASSAASPAASSVASAEALSGPATFGVGRFDASGRLTQVGDIPIHDFGLRFWRAPTDNDFGTPWDDDDRRSDAQRWSDAGLDRLQARTTEYSVAGDELVVSNRYGVISSDRGIDSTLRWSRTEAGVLALAVEVAPFGQWNVPWPRIGLGFRLPGDFGDVRWFGLGPGAAYPDTGQGARLGWHSMPVDGLQVPNIRPQENGSRGGLRRLALIASQTALQIDGHGHAFSARPWSDAALDAADHLEDLRPDESTHVHLDFARHGIGTAACGPGVLPQYRLEPARYSYAVTFRAVPAL; this is translated from the coding sequence ATGCCTGGTGCACCCCTCTCGGTTCCGTCTGTCCTGTCGCTCTCCAGCCCGTTGCCGGGAACCGGCCAGGTCGCGCCGGCCGCCTGGCTGCCGCGTCCCACCGATGTCGACCTGGGAGGGAGCTGGCGGTTCGCACTGTGGCCGAGCGCCGCCGAAGCGCCTGCCGATCCGGCGGAGTTCCGGGAGTCCGAGGCAGGCGACATCCAGGTTCCCGGGCACTGGGTGCTGCAGGGGCATGGCGCGCCCGCGTACACGAACGTGCAGTATCCGTTCCCGGTCGATCCGCCGCATCCGCCCGACGCCAATCCCACCGCGATCTATCAACGCACCGTCTGGGTCGACGAGCTCCCCGAGCAGGCACGGCTGCGGTTCGACGGGATCGACGGCGCCGCGACCGTCTGGTGGAACGACACCCTGCTCGGCAGCACGAGGGGGAGCAGGCTCCCGGCCGTGTTCGCCCTCGACGACAGCCTTCGACTCGGTGAGAACGTGCTCACCGTGCGGGTCTCCCAGTGGTCTGCCGCGAGCTACCTCGAAGACCAGGACATGTGGTGGATGCCCGGAATCTTCCGGGCCGTCACGCTGCAGTCCCTCCCGGCGCAGGCGATCGACGACGTCTTCGTGCACGCCGACTACGACCACGGGTCCGGTGCCGGAGTGCTGCGCGTCGAGGTGCGAAGCGACGCCGATGCGGTGATCGACGTGCCCTCGCTCGGCATCACCGAGCATCCCGCCGGTGTCGAGCTCTCGCTCGCCGGTATCCGTCCCTGGTCGCCGGATGACCCGGTGCTGCACGAGCTCCGCGTGCGCACCGACCGCGACGAGGTCGTGCTCAAGGTCGGCTTCCGCCGGGTGAGCATCGACGGCGGCTCGCTCCGTGTCAACGGAACGCCGGTGCGGCTCAGCGGAGTGAACCGGCACGAGCACCATCCCGACCTGGGCCGCGCCGTGCCCATCGCCACGGCGCGGGCCGAACTCGAGCTCATGAAGCGGCACAACATCAATGCCGTGCGCACCTCGCACTACCCGCCTGACCCGCGCTTCCTCGAGCTCACCGACGAGCTCGGGCTCTTCGTCATCGACGAGGGCGATCTCGAGACCCACGGTTTCGAGCTGAACGGCTGGCGACGCAACCCGTCCGACGACCCGATGTGGTTGCCTGCGTTCCTCGACCGCGTCGAGCGACTGGTCGAGCGCGACAAGAACCATCCGAGTGTCATCATCTGGTCGCTCGGCAACGAAGCGGGAACCGGCCGGAACCTGGCCGCGATGACCGAGTGGATCCATGGGCGCGATCCGTCACGACCGGTGCACTACGAGGGCGACCGCGACGGTGCCTACACCGACATCGGCTCGGCGATGTACCTCTCGCCGGCGGATCTCGACGCGGTCGGTGCCGGATCCCTGCCGCCCGGTGCCAAGCCGGGATCGCCCGCCGGTGCTCCCGGGCGCCCGTTCATGCTGTGCGAGTTCGCGCACGCGATGGGCACCGGTCCGGGCGGGCTGAGCGAGTACCAGGCCGCCATCGACGGGCACCCGCGCATCGCAGGAGCGTTCGTCTGGGAGTGGATCGAGCACGGCCTGCGGCAGCGCCTCGCCGACGGATCGGTGCGCCTCGCGTACGGAGGTGACTTCGGGGAGCTCGTGCACGACGGCAACTTCGTGATCGACGGACTCGTCTCGCCCGACCGCGAGCCTCGACCCGGTCTTGCCGACGTCGCCGCGGTGTTCTCGCCGGTCGGGCTGGCGCTCGACGGGCATGAGCTGACGGTCACGAACCGCTACCACGGCCGAACGACCGAGGGGCTCGAGGCGACGCTCGCCGTCGTGGACCTCGACGCCGACGGCGTCGCCGGTGACGAGCCGCCTGCTGCTCAGCAGATCCTGATTCCCGTGCTCGCCCCGGGCGAGTCGGCGACGGTACCGCTTCCCGCGGAGCTCTCGCTCGACAGCGGCGTCCCGCGGCTGCTCACGGTCTCGGTCGCGCAGGCGCACGCGACCGCCTGGGCTCCCGCCGGGCACGAGATCGCGTGGGTGCAAGCCGAGCTGCCCGACTCAGTCGCGACGTCGCAGCCCGGCTCGGCCTCCTCGGCTGCATCGCCTGCGGCGTCGTCGGTCGCATCCGCGGAGGCACTCTCGGGTCCGGCGACGTTCGGCGTCGGACGGTTCGACGCGAGCGGCAGGCTCACCCAGGTCGGCGACATCCCGATTCACGACTTCGGCTTGCGATTCTGGCGAGCGCCGACCGACAACGACTTCGGGACGCCGTGGGATGACGACGACCGACGCAGCGACGCGCAGCGCTGGTCGGATGCCGGCCTCGATCGCCTCCAGGCGCGGACGACCGAGTACTCGGTGGCCGGCGACGAGCTCGTCGTCAGCAATCGGTACGGCGTGATCTCATCCGACCGCGGCATCGACTCGACGCTGCGCTGGAGCCGAACCGAGGCCGGCGTGCTCGCACTCGCTGTCGAGGTGGCCCCGTTCGGTCAGTGGAACGTTCCGTGGCCGCGGATCGGGCTGGGCTTCCGGCTGCCGGGAGACTTCGGCGACGTGCGGTGGTTCGGACTCGGACCCGGTGCCGCCTACCCCGACACCGGCCAGGGGGCCAGGCTCGGCTGGCACTCGATGCCGGTCGACGGCCTGCAGGTGCCGAACATCCGTCCCCAGGAGAACGGCTCGCGCGGCGGGCTTCGGCGACTTGCGCTCATTGCGTCGCAGACGGCCCTCCAGATCGACGGGCACGGGCACGCCTTCAGCGCACGTCCGTGGTCGGATGCTGCGCTCGACGCCGCCGATCACCTGGAAGACCTGCGCCCCGACGAGAGCACTCATGTGCACCTCGACTTCGCTCGGCACGGCATCGGCACCGCAGCGTGCGGGCCCGGTGTGCTCCCGCAGTATCGGCTGGAACCCGCGCGGTACTCGTATGCCGTGACCTTCCGAGCGGTGCCGGCGCTGTAG
- the cls gene encoding cardiolipin synthase has protein sequence MELTAGQAALIVGGVLLAIDLIVRIVAIIVVPRNRRPTAGMAWLLAIFFIPYLGVIFFLIIGNPKLPRHRRQRQAEVDRYIRESTHGVERVSDSTSWPAWFEGVVRLNRNLGSMPLIGSNSASLIGEYQGSLDAMTEAIRRARHYVHAEFYILAYDRTTAPFFDALGEAAARGVEVRVLLDHIASYRVKGYRATVKRLTHMGVEWRLMLPVQPLKGKYQRPDLRNHRKLLVVDGDIGFMGSQNIIDRSYNKRVNIRRGLKWKELVIRVEGPIVSGLDTIFATDWYLETEEAPRRDLAESLHQRGEAQDLDCQVVPSGPGYRNENNLKLFLSLLYAAQERIIITSPYFVPDEAMLLAISGATQRGIHVELFVSEIGDQALVYHAQRSYYEALLRAGVKIYMYKAPYILHAKHFSIDDDVAVIGSSNMDIRSFELNMEITLLVRGASFVREMRAVEDGYRRDSHELTLDDWLRQPLRSTVLDNLARLTSALQ, from the coding sequence ATGGAGCTCACCGCGGGGCAGGCGGCACTGATCGTCGGCGGGGTGCTCCTCGCGATCGATCTCATCGTGCGCATCGTCGCGATCATCGTCGTTCCGCGCAACCGCCGCCCGACCGCGGGCATGGCATGGCTCCTCGCCATCTTCTTCATCCCCTATCTCGGGGTCATCTTCTTCCTCATCATCGGCAACCCGAAGCTGCCAAGGCATCGTCGCCAGCGACAGGCCGAGGTCGATCGGTACATCCGCGAGAGCACTCACGGTGTCGAGCGGGTGAGCGACAGCACCTCATGGCCGGCATGGTTCGAGGGCGTCGTGCGGCTGAACCGCAACCTCGGATCGATGCCGCTCATCGGCTCCAACAGCGCGAGCCTCATCGGCGAGTACCAGGGCTCGCTCGATGCGATGACGGAAGCCATACGCAGGGCGAGGCACTACGTGCACGCGGAGTTCTACATCCTCGCCTACGACCGCACCACCGCGCCGTTCTTCGACGCGCTCGGTGAGGCGGCGGCGCGTGGCGTCGAGGTGCGGGTCCTCCTCGACCACATCGCCTCGTACCGGGTGAAGGGGTACCGCGCGACGGTGAAGCGGCTCACGCACATGGGCGTGGAGTGGCGGCTCATGCTGCCGGTGCAGCCGCTGAAGGGCAAGTACCAGCGACCCGACCTCCGCAACCATCGCAAGCTCCTCGTCGTCGACGGCGACATCGGCTTCATGGGGTCGCAGAACATCATCGACCGCAGCTACAACAAGCGCGTCAACATCCGTCGCGGGCTGAAATGGAAGGAACTCGTGATCCGGGTCGAGGGCCCGATCGTGTCGGGACTCGACACGATCTTCGCAACCGACTGGTATCTCGAGACCGAGGAGGCGCCGAGGCGCGACCTCGCCGAGTCCCTCCACCAGCGCGGCGAGGCGCAGGACCTCGACTGCCAGGTCGTGCCGAGCGGTCCCGGCTACCGCAACGAGAACAACCTGAAGCTCTTCCTCTCCCTGCTCTATGCGGCCCAGGAGAGGATCATCATCACGAGCCCCTACTTCGTGCCCGACGAGGCGATGCTCCTCGCCATCAGCGGGGCGACGCAGCGCGGCATCCACGTCGAGCTCTTCGTCTCGGAGATCGGCGACCAGGCGCTCGTCTATCACGCCCAGCGCTCGTACTACGAGGCGCTCCTGCGAGCCGGCGTGAAGATCTACATGTACAAGGCGCCCTACATCCTGCACGCGAAGCACTTCTCCATCGACGACGACGTCGCGGTGATCGGCTCGAGCAACATGGACATCCGCTCGTTCGAGCTCAACATGGAGATCACGCTTCTCGTGCGCGGCGCGTCATTCGTGCGAGAGATGCGCGCTGTCGAAGACGGATACCGGCGCGACAGCCATGAGCTCACCCTCGACGACTGGCTGCGACAGCCGCTGCGCTCGACCGTGCTCGACAATCTCGCGCGGCTCACCTCGGCCTTGCAGTAG
- the lysS gene encoding lysine--tRNA ligase, with product MTDTQTDAATEPTAEEISEQKAVRLAKRERLIAASDDLGLGAYPVRLPITTTIPDVRDRFVGLGVDEASGEQVGLAGRVVYSRNTGKLCFATLQSGDGSRIQAMVSLAEVGEESLAEWKELVDLGDHVFIAGEVITSRRGELSVMVKEWRIAAKAILPLPNLHNELSEETRVRSRYLDLIARDQARRNVIDRAKVNASLRRTFDSLGFIEVETPMLQVMHGGASARPFVTTSNAFDTELYLRIAPELYLKRAVVGGIERVYEINRNFRNEGADSTHSPEFAMLEAYEAYGDYNTIADLTQKLIQDAAMATNGSHVVTWADGTEFDLGGDWARISMYGSLSGEVGEEITPETSISRLAELAAAVGIEIDHPLPGKYVEELWEHHVKTGLERPTFVMDFPLDTSPLVRQHRALPGVVEKWDLYIRGFELATGYSELVDPVVQRERFVEQAKLAAGGDLEAMRLDEEFLRALEFGMPPTGGMGMGIDRLLMALTGLGIRETILFPLVK from the coding sequence ATGACCGACACCCAGACGGATGCCGCAACCGAGCCAACCGCCGAGGAGATCTCGGAGCAGAAGGCCGTGCGACTCGCCAAGCGCGAGCGGCTGATCGCCGCATCCGACGACCTCGGACTCGGTGCCTACCCCGTTCGCCTGCCGATCACGACGACGATCCCCGACGTTCGCGATCGCTTCGTGGGCCTCGGCGTCGACGAGGCGAGCGGCGAACAGGTCGGCCTCGCGGGGCGCGTCGTGTACTCCCGCAATACCGGCAAGCTCTGCTTCGCCACGCTGCAGTCCGGTGACGGCAGCCGGATCCAGGCCATGGTGTCGCTCGCCGAGGTGGGGGAGGAGTCGCTCGCCGAATGGAAGGAACTCGTCGACCTCGGCGACCACGTATTCATCGCGGGCGAGGTCATCACGAGCCGCCGGGGTGAGCTCTCGGTCATGGTGAAGGAATGGCGCATCGCCGCGAAGGCGATCCTGCCGTTGCCGAACCTGCACAACGAGCTCTCCGAAGAGACGCGGGTGCGCAGCCGCTACCTCGACCTCATCGCGCGCGACCAGGCACGGCGCAACGTCATCGACCGCGCCAAGGTGAACGCGAGCCTCCGCCGAACGTTCGACTCGCTCGGCTTCATCGAGGTCGAGACGCCGATGCTGCAGGTGATGCACGGCGGGGCATCCGCTCGTCCGTTCGTGACCACCTCGAACGCGTTCGACACCGAGCTCTACTTGCGCATCGCACCCGAGCTCTACCTCAAGCGCGCCGTCGTCGGCGGCATCGAGCGGGTCTACGAGATCAACCGCAACTTCCGCAACGAGGGCGCCGACTCGACGCACAGCCCCGAGTTCGCGATGCTCGAGGCCTACGAGGCCTATGGCGACTACAACACGATCGCCGACCTCACCCAGAAGCTGATCCAGGATGCCGCGATGGCCACGAACGGCTCGCATGTCGTGACGTGGGCCGACGGCACCGAGTTCGACCTCGGCGGCGACTGGGCGCGCATCTCGATGTACGGCTCGCTCTCCGGGGAGGTGGGCGAGGAGATCACGCCAGAGACTTCGATCTCCCGGCTCGCCGAGCTCGCCGCTGCAGTGGGCATCGAGATCGACCACCCGCTGCCCGGCAAATACGTCGAGGAGCTCTGGGAGCACCACGTGAAGACCGGACTTGAGCGACCGACGTTCGTCATGGACTTCCCGCTCGACACGAGCCCCCTCGTGCGCCAGCACCGCGCACTGCCCGGCGTCGTCGAGAAGTGGGACCTCTACATCCGAGGCTTCGAGCTCGCGACCGGATACTCCGAGCTCGTCGATCCCGTCGTGCAGCGCGAGCGCTTCGTCGAGCAGGCGAAACTCGCCGCCGGCGGCGACCTCGAGGCGATGCGCCTCGACGAGGAGTTCCTGCGTGCACTCGAGTTCGGCATGCCCCCGACGGGCGGCATGGGCATGGGCATCGATCGTCTGCTCATGGCACTGACCGGTCTCGGCATCCGCGAGACGATCCTGTTCCCCCTGGTGAAGTGA
- the panC gene encoding pantoate--beta-alanine ligase, which produces MTEVTAGTRTVPTIAELRRLLAERRADGASVALVPTMGALHAGHLALVRRARELTDVVVVSIFVNPRQFGPGEDLDRYPRSLESDVAALTELGVDFVFAPDVDEMYPRGAADGTTVNAGPIGDRYEGASRPGHFNGMLTVVAKLFGIAQPDVAVFGQKDAQQVFLVTRMVVDLDVPVEIVAVPTVREPDGLALSSRNRFLDDAQRAAALTLAESLRAADAAAAQGAGELLAEGVAAFGDHDGVSLDYFVVVDPDTLLPIGDDFRGRALVLVAAVVGTTRLIDNTFVDVGPAL; this is translated from the coding sequence GTGACCGAGGTCACGGCGGGCACGCGCACCGTGCCGACGATCGCCGAGCTACGCCGGTTGCTCGCCGAGCGTCGCGCCGACGGGGCATCCGTCGCCCTCGTGCCCACCATGGGCGCCCTGCATGCCGGACACCTCGCACTCGTGCGCCGGGCGCGCGAGCTCACCGACGTCGTCGTCGTGTCGATCTTCGTGAACCCACGGCAGTTCGGGCCAGGCGAAGACCTCGATCGGTATCCCCGAAGCCTCGAATCGGATGTCGCTGCACTCACCGAACTCGGCGTCGACTTCGTCTTCGCTCCCGACGTCGACGAGATGTACCCGCGCGGCGCCGCCGACGGCACGACCGTGAATGCCGGTCCGATCGGCGACCGCTACGAGGGCGCATCACGGCCCGGTCACTTCAACGGCATGCTCACGGTCGTCGCGAAGCTCTTCGGCATCGCGCAGCCCGATGTCGCGGTATTCGGGCAGAAGGACGCGCAGCAGGTGTTCCTCGTCACCCGCATGGTCGTCGACCTCGATGTGCCGGTCGAGATCGTCGCGGTGCCGACCGTGCGCGAACCCGATGGACTCGCGCTCTCGAGCCGCAACCGCTTCCTCGACGACGCCCAGCGCGCGGCGGCGCTCACCCTCGCCGAGTCCTTGCGGGCAGCGGATGCCGCGGCCGCACAGGGCGCAGGCGAACTGCTCGCCGAGGGGGTCGCTGCATTCGGCGACCACGACGGCGTCAGCCTCGACTACTTCGTCGTCGTCGATCCCGACACCCTGCTCCCCATCGGCGACGACTTCCGCGGCCGCGCGCTCGTGCTCGTCGCCGCCGTCGTGGGCACGACCCGCCTCATCGACAACACGTTCGTCGACGTCGGCCCCGCCCTCTGA
- a CDS encoding Rossmann-like and DUF2520 domain-containing protein, with the protein MPVESRAGRLGVGTIGAGRVGAVLAAALAGAGHALTGIAAVSQSSRDRAAAMLPAVPVLPIPEIVERSELVLLAVPADELEQLVAGLAEAGAWQPGQLVLHTAARYGARVLDPARRAGAIPLAVHPAMTFTGTTIDLARLPGTWFAVTAPAPVLPIGQALVVEMGGEPFIVAEADRAAYAEAIDTAVSFSSAIVDQASELLDGIGVGRSGAVLAPLVRSAVENALARHDSGPFADGAGTIDEAGSDRPLGGGG; encoded by the coding sequence ATGCCCGTTGAGTCCCGCGCGGGGCGTCTCGGCGTCGGCACGATCGGCGCCGGCAGGGTCGGAGCGGTGCTCGCGGCGGCCCTCGCGGGCGCCGGGCACGCGCTCACCGGCATCGCCGCGGTCTCGCAGTCGAGCCGCGATCGCGCCGCGGCGATGCTGCCCGCCGTTCCGGTGCTCCCCATCCCCGAGATCGTCGAGCGCAGCGAGCTCGTGCTGCTCGCCGTGCCGGCCGACGAGCTCGAGCAGCTCGTCGCAGGGCTCGCCGAGGCCGGTGCCTGGCAACCGGGGCAGCTCGTGCTGCACACCGCCGCGCGCTACGGCGCGCGCGTGCTCGACCCTGCGCGACGAGCGGGAGCCATCCCGCTCGCGGTGCATCCCGCGATGACCTTCACCGGCACGACGATCGACCTCGCCCGACTGCCGGGCACCTGGTTCGCCGTCACGGCCCCGGCGCCGGTGCTGCCGATCGGCCAGGCGCTCGTGGTGGAGATGGGCGGCGAGCCGTTCATCGTCGCCGAGGCCGATCGAGCGGCGTACGCCGAGGCGATCGACACGGCCGTCTCCTTCTCGAGCGCGATCGTCGACCAGGCGAGTGAGCTCCTCGACGGCATCGGCGTGGGCCGCTCGGGCGCGGTGCTCGCACCACTCGTGCGCAGCGCCGTCGAGAACGCCCTCGCCCGCCACGACAGCGGCCCGTTCGCCGACGGTGCCGGTACGATCGACGAGGCCGGAAGCGACCGGCCGCTGGGAGGTGGCGGGTGA
- a CDS encoding PH domain-containing protein, whose product MSTPAPRVTNLADGEWHRLHPASPLLRGGLVFIAVLGFIIANMRERVIDFFLVIFAPDIGPGIEEGYGNWRQDWANDPIGGIVSNGLVGWALLALAGLIVAVIIGFRLSWRMHTFRITHEAVEVRSGILLRSHRSARLDRVQGINVTRPLFARLFGTAKLELSVAGQSANVQLAYLGSALADDLRADILRLASGARAERARTAVGPTPDAPASPGDDAAAPGQLDVEGETPEAAAARRTAAARAGALVGQRVDEFLAPELDPDLASPESVVHLPLGRVVASTLLGGATVWIAIFVAIIIVGFTTGQFWVLFTFVPAAIGLFSYMWTRITKSLRYSIAGTPDGVRIGHGLLSTGNQTIPPGRVHAIEAMQWLLWRPFGWWSIRINVAGQSVSSSNDAAQRTLVLPVGTVADVHRVLALLLPDAASAVDPLLDAGLTGRDGEGGFSRTPRRGAWLRPFSWRRIGWAATAGVALIRHGAIARSLTLVPLARMQSVAVTSGPIQRMLGLASVRIHTVAGPVAAGLPIAERAEAEALFERLADEAVERAASDTSHHWGAVTSAAADPARASRTSEVAGPGTPPAQGTSAGPGTPTETSEVADAR is encoded by the coding sequence GTGAGCACTCCCGCGCCGCGGGTCACGAACCTCGCCGACGGCGAGTGGCACCGCTTGCATCCTGCGAGCCCGCTGCTGCGCGGCGGCCTCGTGTTCATCGCGGTGCTCGGGTTCATCATCGCCAACATGCGCGAGCGAGTCATCGACTTCTTCCTCGTCATCTTCGCGCCCGACATCGGCCCCGGCATCGAAGAGGGATACGGCAACTGGCGGCAGGACTGGGCGAACGACCCGATCGGCGGCATCGTCTCGAACGGGCTCGTCGGCTGGGCACTGCTCGCCCTCGCCGGCCTCATCGTGGCCGTGATCATCGGGTTCCGGCTGTCGTGGCGCATGCACACGTTCCGCATCACGCACGAGGCGGTCGAGGTGCGCAGCGGCATCCTGTTGCGCTCGCACCGGAGCGCCCGTCTCGACCGCGTGCAGGGCATCAACGTGACCCGGCCGCTCTTCGCACGACTCTTCGGCACGGCAAAGCTCGAGCTCTCGGTCGCAGGCCAGTCGGCGAACGTGCAGCTCGCCTACCTCGGCTCCGCCCTCGCCGACGACCTGCGCGCCGACATCCTCCGGCTCGCCTCGGGCGCGCGGGCCGAGCGGGCACGCACCGCCGTCGGGCCGACGCCCGACGCGCCCGCGAGCCCCGGTGATGACGCGGCCGCCCCCGGGCAGCTCGACGTCGAGGGGGAGACGCCCGAGGCCGCGGCGGCTCGCCGCACGGCAGCCGCCCGCGCGGGCGCGCTCGTCGGCCAGCGCGTCGACGAGTTCCTCGCCCCCGAGCTCGACCCCGACCTCGCTTCGCCCGAGTCCGTCGTCCATCTTCCGCTCGGGCGGGTCGTCGCCTCGACGCTGCTCGGCGGCGCCACCGTCTGGATCGCGATCTTCGTCGCGATCATCATCGTCGGGTTCACGACCGGCCAGTTCTGGGTGCTGTTCACCTTCGTCCCGGCGGCGATCGGTCTCTTCAGCTACATGTGGACCCGCATCACGAAGTCGCTTCGGTACTCGATCGCGGGCACGCCCGACGGTGTGCGCATCGGTCACGGATTGCTCTCGACGGGCAACCAGACCATCCCGCCGGGCCGCGTCCACGCGATCGAGGCGATGCAGTGGCTGCTCTGGCGCCCGTTCGGCTGGTGGTCGATCCGCATCAACGTCGCCGGCCAGTCGGTGAGCTCGTCGAACGACGCCGCCCAGCGCACGCTCGTGCTGCCCGTCGGCACCGTCGCCGACGTGCATCGAGTGCTCGCGCTGCTGCTCCCGGATGCCGCATCCGCCGTCGACCCCCTGCTCGACGCCGGCCTCACGGGTCGCGACGGCGAGGGCGGATTCTCGCGCACGCCCCGGCGCGGCGCCTGGCTCCGGCCGTTCTCGTGGCGACGCATCGGCTGGGCCGCCACGGCGGGCGTCGCCCTCATCCGTCACGGCGCGATCGCTCGCAGCCTCACGCTCGTGCCCCTCGCCCGCATGCAATCGGTGGCGGTGACGAGCGGGCCGATCCAGCGGATGCTCGGGCTGGCTTCCGTGCGCATCCACACCGTCGCCGGCCCCGTCGCCGCGGGCCTCCCGATCGCGGAGCGCGCCGAAGCGGAGGCGCTGTTCGAGCGACTCGCCGATGAAGCGGTCGAGCGCGCCGCAAGCGACACGTCCCATCACTGGGGTGCGGTCACCTCGGCCGCAGCGGATCCGGCCAGGGCCAGCCGAACGAGCGAGGTCGCCGGGCCGGGCACGCCGCCTGCGCAGGGCACGTCGGCTGGGCCGGGCACCCCCACCGAGACGAGCGAGGTCGCAGATGCCCGTTGA